GACATTAACACCGAGACTGCCAGCCTGATCATTACCCAGTTCAATCAGATCCAGCCGCCTTGCCAGCGGCAACGATGCAGCAATAAGGCCAGCCACCAGCCACCAGCTGCTGTTCACGGCCTGAAAATCAAACTGAGCCAGATTGCCTGCTCCCCAGATGTACAGGCCATCCAGCCGATTTTCCCAGAACATCAATAAGCCAGCACTGACAGCTCCCACCGACAATGTCACGGCCATCCCCACCAGCACCAGGTTAACCGGCGAATGACTGATGGCACTGGCCAGCTTGAAAACGACAAGTGACGTTATAACCGCACCAGTGAAAGCGACAGCAACGGGAAAATGGTCAGTGAACTCAGGCAGGGCAATCGTGCCTGTAATGATCGCCAGCAGTGCACCGGCATTAATACCCAGTGTCGCCGGGCTGGCAAAGGAATTTCTTGTCGCACTTTGGATCAGCACTCCGGCAGCACCCAGAGCAGTACCACACCACAAAGCCATAAGGGTGCGAGGCAACAGCAGGTAAGTCACAATGACATTGTGCAGTGACGGCACATCACCGTGATTAAACCATGATGTTCCGGCCAATAACTCGCCGGGCAAACTGACATCAATCCCCGCTGGCCCTGAGGCCAGAGAAATCAGGCAGCCCATGAACAGCAGCAGTAGTGCAAAGGTCAGTTTCATCGATTCCGAATACATGCTCATGCCTCCGGAACCAGCTGACCAACAAACGCCCGGGTCATTCGCATAACTGACTCCGGGCCACCAAATGACCAGAGCGCGGGAACATGATAAACCCGGCCTTCCCTTACCGCTGGCAAAGCCTGCCAAACCGGAGAGTCCGTCATGCCCTGACCATTATCCGGCAACTGTCCAATAATAATCAGGCTGGCATCACCAATCGTGGTGAGCTTCAGCAAGTCCACATGGGTAAAGTCACGTCCGGGCAGGGTGGCTGACCAGCCATTTTCCAGTCCGATCTCTTCAACAACTGCACCGGCTAAAGACGATTTGCCATAAACCCTCAGACCCAGCCCCATGCCAACAAATTTACCGACGACCACCGGGTGCCCCGTCAGTTCAGCCTTGCGAATTAGCATTCTGGCGTGGCTCAGCGCCTGCTGCATTTCACTAAGCTTCATCGCTGCCTGTTTCTGATGCTGAAAGATAGCGGCAACTGACAGAAAAATATCCTGCATTCTGACCAGATAATCTCTCTGGTCTTCTTCAGAAGGGTACTGCCCGTAAAGCACCGTAGGGGCTATAGCGTTGAGTTCGGGATAAATACGATTATGCCGCCAGTCGTAACCCAGAATCAGATCCGGTTTAAGGGCAGCGATTGCCTCCAACGAGGGTTCAGAGCGATGGCCAAGCTCGGTCACACCTTCCGGTATGGGCGGCGAATCAGACTGCCACTGCCGGTAACCCTTTATAGTGGTTACACCTGCGGGTGTAATGCCAAGGGTGAGAAGGATTTCTGCCTGCGTCCAGTTGAGTGCTGCAACGCGTTGGGGAATTTCAGAAAGAACGGTCGTTCCGGCTTTGTGTTCAACGGTAACAGCACCGGCATTCAGCGTTAGAAATACGACCATGGCAGCACTGTATTTTTGTACGACAGCTAACATTCAGGCGACTTCCATTGTCAGAGATTTATTGGCTGGATTCTTAAACCGCTCACTGCTCGAACCATCGAGGCTGGCAGAGCCGGGAATAAATAGCGTCTGACCTTCCGGCTCCAGGGTGACTTTGCGGGTTTCAATGTCAAACACTTCGTAAATGGTCCGTTCGTTTATCACCGTCCGCGCAGGACCATCCTGAACCAGCTTGCCCGCTTTTATCAATATCACGTGGTCACTGTATTGCAGAGCCTGATTCAGGTCATGCAGAACCCAGACAATGGTCAGCTTCTGTTCCTGATTCAGGGTACGAATGGTATCGAGCAGTTTTTGCTGATGTGAAATATCCAGCCAGGAAGTCGGTTCGTCCAGCAACAGAATGCCAGTCTGCTGTGCCAGAACCATGGCAAGCCAGACCCGCTGCATCTCGCCTCCGGACAGGTGATCCACCACATGACCGGCAACATCACTCATCCCAACACGAACCAGGGCTTCATGAATGGCCTGCCGGTCAGTGGTTTGCAGTCGCCCAAAAGGACCTGCATAAGGATGACGACCACAGGCCACCAGATCAGCGACCTTCATACCCAGAGGAACCGGAGAGTGCTGAGGGAGCATGGTCAGCAGCTTAGCCAGCTCTTTACGGTTGTACTCCGCCATTGGCTTGCCAAGTAGCTGAATTTCTCCAGACGAAACAGGGCTTAAACCGGATAACAACTTGAGCAGAGTGCTCTTTCCTGAACCATTGGGGCCAAGAATGGCAGTGATTTTTCCTGATGGAATCTCCAGAGAAACAGGTGCCAGTATGCTGCGCTTAGCCACATTAAAAGACACTTGTTGCAAACTGAATGAAGACGCTTCCATGATACGGACTCTGATAATTATTTTTTGCGAATGATATTGATTACCATCTGACCGGTCAAATCATAATCGTCTTTTCATCCTGAACGCTCTCCGCCCACTTTCTGGCCTCATTACAGTCCGCCATGGCGACCATGGGAAACGGCATGGCTTTTTTCATGTTCTCGCTCACCATCCGCTCTCCCTCTGTGGCAGAACCAACAATGCGTGCAACCCCGCAGCAATAACGGCCCAGTAACACTCTGTTTTCCTTAAACCATAAGCCAAAATTTTTGCGAGCCTCCGGAGAAAAACGGCTCTCAGGTTTTGCTTCGATCACCATACTAAAAGGTTGTCGTTTATCCAGATAAGCACTGAGCTCACTGAGCCATTGTTGAACATCCTGGTCGCTGGCATGGCGCTTGAAACGAACGCTGACCATCGGCCAGCCAGTCATTTGAATGGATGGCATACACACTACCTCTCAACTCCGATTGTGAATTCCCGACTGTTTTCAGCAGGCCGATTTCTGATGAAATACACAATGCCCGAAAACAGAACGACAATCAGGGCACCGCATAGATACATAACGTTCAGGCCGCTCAATAGCCCCAAAGCACCGGCCAGCAGGGCTCCCAGAGTATATCCCATGGTATGAATCATGCTCAGGATTCCAGTCAATTCTCCCTGCTGGTCAGCAGGCACCAGCTGGCAGCCAAGCGTTGTGTAAACCGGTGTCAGCAAGGCGACAGAGACAGCACAAGTTGCAATACCTGAGGTCATGGCAATAAGGTCTGTAGCCGATAGCAGGCACAGAGTACCTGCCAGCAACAACAAGCCACCCGACACCAGAGCCAAAGGTAAACGATGCTGAATAAGGCGTGGGAGAGTGATATGAGCAATCAGCGTTGAAAAAGCGGCTGTCAACATTAAAAATGACAGAGTCTCTGAGGCCGTTTCTGCCGAATAGTGGAATTTCTGTTGCAGTACAGGTGCTATCAAATACTGCAACAGACCAAAGACAGTCGTTACCGAACCAGCAATAAGCAAAACCGGCCTGGTTCGTTTTAATAGTAAAGTGGTTGTTGTGCCTTCGAATTCATAAGACAACTGTCTTGCGCCACCTGTCTCAGGCTTTTCAGAGAACGAGGTAATGAGCAATGTCAGTACCGCCAATGAAAAGACCGCTATAACCGGAACCACCGCCCCCAGTGGCAAAAGCACAAGGGTTAATAATGGGCCAAGCAGCCTTCCCAGGCTGATTGCTGCTGAGACACGGCTTAAGTCTTTGACAGGATTTAATGCCGTCGACTGATCAACGCTCCATGCCTGAACCGCTGGGTAGAAACCCGCTACGGTCAGCCCATAAATAACTCTCGATAACACCAGCAGCAACATGGCCACCTGTGCAGAACCGCCGGATATCAGCATGAGTGCGAGCAGACCGTTACTAACAATAAAACCAGTCAGCCCCGCAGTAATAACAACTTTGCGTCCGAAATAATCGCTGATTTTCCCCCAGACCGGTGCAGCAACAATAGACAGGCCAGTCCCCAGAGCGACAAGCCCGGCAAAAATACCGTAATCAATTCCGGTCTCATTCACAAACACTGGCAGACAGATCAGCAGGCTTACCTGCCCCATCCCCATCAGGGAAGCACCAAAAAGACAGCTATAGCGAAACATTCGACTCCCGTAAATCAGAGACAGACTCGTTAGCGAAGTAAGAAATAACCGTCACCAAAAACCTTCTTTCAAGGTAGCCATCATTAAAGTCATTTCTGTTTTGTAGCATTTTATTCGTAGGTAACTTTATTCTTGCAAATAATAATGATTCGCATTTATTATGCGGCCATTCAGTACAAAACTCAAACAATACGACAAGGTACGAATAGAAGTGGAAGAAAAAAGTGCCAGACAAGACTCAACGGATAGGAACTTTGATGCAGGCTTATGGGCAGAGAAGCTCGCAGCCGGCTGCTTCCTGAATGCCATGCTGAGGGAGTGGCATGGCTGGGAGCTGACAACTCCTGACAGTGAGTCCCTACAGGAAGGTGAAGCGGTTGCAACGGTTGTCATCCCCCTTGGTAGTCAAAACAAAAAAATTCTGATTAATCTTCAACACTATTCACTGGCAGGAAGACATCAGTTTATGTCCCCTTATTGGTTGCGGGAGGACACATCGGGTCATACCAAAACTATCGGATTTATTGACATGGTGGAATTGTTGTCCGGTGAGGAGCGTATTTTTAAGTCGGCTCATGACAACACTAAACAAGTATTTCTCCAGCGCGTCAGTCGCAGCCTCGATAATACAGCCCGGGCATTATCAGCAAGAGCCTCTGAGCTGCCTGACCTCTTTGCCGGAACAATGAATTTCCGCACATCAGAGCAGGCACTATTTGCAGGCCATTCTTTTCACCCAACGCCCAAGAGTCGAGACCAGTTTTCAACAGAAAAAACTCAGCACTATATCCCTGAGTTTGGATCAGACTTTCAACTCAGCTGGTTTGCCATCGACTCTGACTTGCTGGAAGACGACAGTGTCCATGAGTGCTCCTTCCGGGAACTCACTCTGCAGCTGGCCAATGAAGATCGTCGACTGGAAAGCTGGCTGCCTCAGGATCTTCCGGCTCACCAAACCCTGTTACCCGCACACCCCTGGCAAGCAAGGCAATGGCTGAATAATGACTACATTCGTCAACTGATACAGACAGGCAGAATGGTCAGCTACGGTGAGCTGGGTACAGGCTGGCATGCCACATCATCGGTACGCTCACTCTATGCCCCCCATGCCGGGTTTATGCTGAAGTACTCCCTGAGCGTGCGCTTAACCAATTCCCTGCGTCATCTTTTGCCAAAGGAAGTGATTCGCGGCAAGGAAATCCATCAAGTGAAGTATCATACGTCTGTGGGCCGACAACTGCAGGAGCAATTCCCCGATTTTGAGATACTCACTGAGCCAGCCCATGCAGCGATTAAAGGCCCTGACGGCCAGCCCCTGGCTGAAACCATGATAGTACTGCGAGAAAACCCTTTCACTCGCCAAAGCCTCAACGAAGGCACGGAGTTACTGGCAAGCCTCACACAGGACCATCCTGTAGAGTCTTCCAGAATAATCCAGCTGATCCATAAGCTGGCTGAAGACAGTTACTCCCCAGTGGAAAATATCGCCCAGCGCTGGTTTGAGAAATACCTGAACATTGTCGCAAAGCCTCTAGTCATTGCACAGTCTGACTTTGGTCTGCTGTTTGGTGCCCATCAGCAAAATCTTTTGATACATATGCCTGCCGGCTACCCTGAAAAAGCCTTTTTCAGGGATTGCCAGGGTACAGGTTACAGTGATCTGGCGAGACAACTGCTTGCCAGTGACATTCCAGCCACAGCCGATGGCGCTGAGCATCATGTTGAACAGGAGCCTGGCAACCGACTTTTCACCTATTATCTGCTGATTAATTCAACTTTTGGGCTTATCAGCGCCCTCGGGGCTGACAGAAGCATTAGTGAACAACACCTCTTACAAACACTGAGAACATTTCTTGAGCAGCTTCGTGCAGAAGGCCGACGAGATTCAAGCTGTCTGGATTACGTGCTCGATAGCAAGGAGCTTTGGTCAAAAGGTAATTTCTTCTGTTCGTTTCATAACCTGAATGAAAATACTCTGGACAATCCACTGGAAATTTATCACGCCATGGAAAACCCAATCTTCGGGTTATTTCAACAGTCTGAATGAAAATATAACAAGAAGCCGTTAAGGAATAGCTATGCAAGAAGCCCCAGTCATCACACTGCCAGGGACACTTTCAACACCGATTACCATACGGCAGTATGATTCTAATGCCCTGATTATAAACGACAATAAACATTCACTGCTGCTGAGGATCCGTAGTAATGACATGCCACGCCTGTCGGCAGCAAACCGTTCTGACCTTCCAGCCCGACTGCCGAACCACCTGTTGGCTGCGGCACTTGATTACCTGTTTGCCAAAAACCCTGCGGTACTCAGCATTACTATCGACAATGGACTCACCCAACGACTGGAAAACAAAGGACTGGTTCATTCAAAAGGGTCAGAACCAGACACATCAATCTGTATCAGGCAGGGTTTTTATCAGGATCGCACCCTGTGGCACTGGCAAAGAAACAGTCATCCAGCACCGGAAATCTGGACCCGGAACGACAGTGGAACCGAGCATCCGGTCAGGCAAAAGCAGCCCGCTGGCACAGTCTATGAACGCTACGATTATCAAAGCGACGTGACCGTTTCATTCAGGAGTATTGATCCGGAACAGGATCTCTCTCTGTTCCACAACTGGATGAATCAGCCACGGGTAAACGAGTTCTGGGAAATGGCAAAAAGCAGGGGCGAACTTCAGGAGTACATCAGGACACTACTGGCTGATACACGAACATGGCCGCTTATAGGTTGTTTTAATGGCGAGCCATTCGGGTATATGGAGCTTTATTGGGCAATGGAAGATCGTCTCGCTCCCTACTACGACTGCCAGCCCTGGGACCGCGGATTCCACTTACTGGTCGGTAACACAAAGTTCCTCGGCCCGCGTTTCTCCCTGAGCTGGACCCGGTCGATAAGCCACTTTTTGTTCCTTGACGATCCGCGCACCATGAGACTTGTTGGTGAACCCAGGGCAGACAATAAACGATTAATGAAATTGCTGGCACCTGCTGGCTGGGAGTTTGTCAAAGAGTTTGATTTTCCCCATAAACGGGCTGCCCTGGTGCATTGCCACAGGAAAACCTTTTTTCAGGACATTCAGTTATGAATCAACCGGCACCTATTGATCAGCCAATTAGCCGGAGACAGGTAACTGACAACCCCTGGCAGAAAGCAAACCTGAAATTGCTGGTTAAAACACTCAGTGAATTAGATTGGGAAGAAGCCATTAAACCGACTGAAACCGTATCAGGCCAATTCTGCCTTGATCTGGACAGTGGCGTTTCTTACCAGTTTTCCGCCGCCCGCAGTATCTGGGGGCAACTGCTCATTGACTCGAAAACCGTCAGCCGCACCCCGCCATTACCGGCAAAAGCGGCAGATGTCAGCCAGTTTTTTATCGACGCCAGAACGGAACTGGGATTCGAGTCAGCCACTCTCTGTAACTTTCTGGAAGAGCTGGGCAACACGCTGATGGCGGAATCCCGTTTACAAGACAACCATCGTACAATGACCGCCAGTGACATGATTCAGCTGCCAGCCGATGAACTGCAATCCCAACTTGACGGTCATCCCAAAGTCACCGTCAACAAAGGGCGCATGGGATGGAGCCTTAACGATTTCGAAGCTTTTGCAACGGAGTTTCTGCCTGATATCCAGCTGGAGTGGCTGGCACTTAGTCGAAAAAAATGTCACCTGAGGGTTGCCAGTGATCTTGACGAGCAGCACTTGCTGGATGCCACTTTGAGCCAATCAGAGCAGGAGCGATTACAGAAGCTTTGTCAGGATAGAGGCGTTGACAGCAGCCACTACCTCTTGATGCCTGTCCACCCCTGGCAATGGCTAAACAAAATCGTGAACCTGTTTGCTGGTGAAATCGCTGCCG
Above is a genomic segment from Endozoicomonas euniceicola containing:
- a CDS encoding MFS transporter, whose translation is MFRYSCLFGASLMGMGQVSLLICLPVFVNETGIDYGIFAGLVALGTGLSIVAAPVWGKISDYFGRKVVITAGLTGFIVSNGLLALMLISGGSAQVAMLLLVLSRVIYGLTVAGFYPAVQAWSVDQSTALNPVKDLSRVSAAISLGRLLGPLLTLVLLPLGAVVPVIAVFSLAVLTLLITSFSEKPETGGARQLSYEFEGTTTTLLLKRTRPVLLIAGSVTTVFGLLQYLIAPVLQQKFHYSAETASETLSFLMLTAAFSTLIAHITLPRLIQHRLPLALVSGGLLLLAGTLCLLSATDLIAMTSGIATCAVSVALLTPVYTTLGCQLVPADQQGELTGILSMIHTMGYTLGALLAGALGLLSGLNVMYLCGALIVVLFSGIVYFIRNRPAENSREFTIGVER
- a CDS encoding ABC transporter ATP-binding protein, with amino-acid sequence MEASSFSLQQVSFNVAKRSILAPVSLEIPSGKITAILGPNGSGKSTLLKLLSGLSPVSSGEIQLLGKPMAEYNRKELAKLLTMLPQHSPVPLGMKVADLVACGRHPYAGPFGRLQTTDRQAIHEALVRVGMSDVAGHVVDHLSGGEMQRVWLAMVLAQQTGILLLDEPTSWLDISHQQKLLDTIRTLNQEQKLTIVWVLHDLNQALQYSDHVILIKAGKLVQDGPARTVINERTIYEVFDIETRKVTLEPEGQTLFIPGSASLDGSSSERFKNPANKSLTMEVA
- a CDS encoding IucA/IucC family protein — protein: MRPFSTKLKQYDKVRIEVEEKSARQDSTDRNFDAGLWAEKLAAGCFLNAMLREWHGWELTTPDSESLQEGEAVATVVIPLGSQNKKILINLQHYSLAGRHQFMSPYWLREDTSGHTKTIGFIDMVELLSGEERIFKSAHDNTKQVFLQRVSRSLDNTARALSARASELPDLFAGTMNFRTSEQALFAGHSFHPTPKSRDQFSTEKTQHYIPEFGSDFQLSWFAIDSDLLEDDSVHECSFRELTLQLANEDRRLESWLPQDLPAHQTLLPAHPWQARQWLNNDYIRQLIQTGRMVSYGELGTGWHATSSVRSLYAPHAGFMLKYSLSVRLTNSLRHLLPKEVIRGKEIHQVKYHTSVGRQLQEQFPDFEILTEPAHAAIKGPDGQPLAETMIVLRENPFTRQSLNEGTELLASLTQDHPVESSRIIQLIHKLAEDSYSPVENIAQRWFEKYLNIVAKPLVIAQSDFGLLFGAHQQNLLIHMPAGYPEKAFFRDCQGTGYSDLARQLLASDIPATADGAEHHVEQEPGNRLFTYYLLINSTFGLISALGADRSISEQHLLQTLRTFLEQLRAEGRRDSSCLDYVLDSKELWSKGNFFCSFHNLNENTLDNPLEIYHAMENPIFGLFQQSE
- a CDS encoding GNAT family N-acetyltransferase, with translation MQEAPVITLPGTLSTPITIRQYDSNALIINDNKHSLLLRIRSNDMPRLSAANRSDLPARLPNHLLAAALDYLFAKNPAVLSITIDNGLTQRLENKGLVHSKGSEPDTSICIRQGFYQDRTLWHWQRNSHPAPEIWTRNDSGTEHPVRQKQPAGTVYERYDYQSDVTVSFRSIDPEQDLSLFHNWMNQPRVNEFWEMAKSRGELQEYIRTLLADTRTWPLIGCFNGEPFGYMELYWAMEDRLAPYYDCQPWDRGFHLLVGNTKFLGPRFSLSWTRSISHFLFLDDPRTMRLVGEPRADNKRLMKLLAPAGWEFVKEFDFPHKRAALVHCHRKTFFQDIQL
- a CDS encoding iron-siderophore ABC transporter substrate-binding protein → MLAVVQKYSAAMVVFLTLNAGAVTVEHKAGTTVLSEIPQRVAALNWTQAEILLTLGITPAGVTTIKGYRQWQSDSPPIPEGVTELGHRSEPSLEAIAALKPDLILGYDWRHNRIYPELNAIAPTVLYGQYPSEEDQRDYLVRMQDIFLSVAAIFQHQKQAAMKLSEMQQALSHARMLIRKAELTGHPVVVGKFVGMGLGLRVYGKSSLAGAVVEEIGLENGWSATLPGRDFTHVDLLKLTTIGDASLIIIGQLPDNGQGMTDSPVWQALPAVREGRVYHVPALWSFGGPESVMRMTRAFVGQLVPEA